The Rhododendron vialii isolate Sample 1 chromosome 8a, ASM3025357v1 genome has a window encoding:
- the LOC131299030 gene encoding kinesin-like protein KIN-14I, whose amino-acid sequence MWFGPPLSTNLAPSATPPNVKRSSSVNSVALSNLDDCESDGSIVPPPTSATLQRSVSTASLQRSGSTASLQRSGSLPDIAGAVPFIEKFQVEGFLKAMQKLNKSFGRHSFFPSMSLGAQVPEKFTIEDMLCYQKDPIPTSVLKINNDLVKLAVKLFKHILKYMGVDSPDEVSLDERIELVGQLYKQGLKNSELRDELFAQILKQTRNNPDKQYSIRAWELMYLCASCMPPSTDIGGFLTEYVRNEAEGANSDPDIQVLALSTLNTLKISCNAGPRQKIPGRDEIKALLIGKQLNTTVFFLDETFEEITYGISTTVADAVEELAGIIKLQAYSSFSLFECRKVVAGSKSPEPGNDEYIGLDDKSYIGDLLADFKAPKDPSKGDLMLRKLVFRKKFFRESDEAIGAPVFVYLSYVQLQYDYILGNYPVGREDAAQLAALQILVENGYVVSPESSADWASQLDHFLPKHIAVNRPIREWVSDILFRYRSMENLTKNEARQQFLRILRALPYGHSIFFTVRKSEDPLGLLPGKFTLAINNRGVHFFRPIPIEYLHSAELREIMQFGSSNTAVFFKMRVANVLQVFQFETKQGEEICASLKTHINDVMLRSNSIAKSAASVSTNGDISDKFRPSNGEAYEKRIEDLSRALEESQRAANQLLEEQREKQKQEAKLQEELESLKGVLRSEEENLMEVTSDRDKLRSLCDQKDSALQAALSEKRNMEEKLTTRSTRVFESNASKELVEVNKKLLEERRETQKREAKLEEELEGLKAILRSEKQNLMEVTSDRDKLRSLCDRKDSALQAALSEKQSMEARLATRGSNTVFESAAKKELIEENNKVLQKIQDELNMCKSELRASEETRRRLVNEKKMLEERIVSLERQKAEEVEILQESFEQDSKATNLQVSELITKLEEVTQALAMTQSSLATKEKELSSLKNDYKELEELREMKKDIDRKNESTSALLMMQGAQLAELETLYREEQVLRKQYFNTIEDMKGKIRVFCRLRPLSDKEIAQKERNVLQTIDEFTVEHQWKDDIKQHLYDRVFDGIASQEDVFDDARYLVQSAVDGYNVCVFAYGQTGSGKTFTIYGLEDNPGLTPRAASELFRILKRDSKNVQFSLKVYMVELYQDVLVDLLLPKSSKRLKLDIKKDSKGMVSIDNVTVVSISTLDELNSIIRRGSEQRHTSGTSTNEHSSRSHVILSIVVESTNLQTQSVARGKLSFVDLAGSERTKKSGSHGVQLKEAQSINKSLSALGDVISALFSGNQHIPYRNHKLTMLMSDSLGGNAKTLMFVNISPAESNLDESNNSLTYASRVRAVVNDPKKNVSSKEVLRLKKLLAYWKEKAGRKGDDEDLEEIKEDRLTEE is encoded by the exons CCCTGGGCGCTCAAGTGCCGGAAAAATTCACAATTGAGGATATGTTGTGTTACCAAAAG GATCCTATACCAACTTCAGTCCTAAAGATAAACAATGACCTAGTAAAACTGGCAGTTAAACTATTTAAGCATATTTTGAAGTACATGGGCGTTGATTCACCCGATGAAGTAAGCTTAGACGAACGTATTGAGCTTGTTGGGCAACTGTACAAGCAGGGTTTGAAGAATTCTGAGCTGAGAGATGAACTTTTTGCGCAAATTTTAAAGCAGACAAGGAATAATCCTGACAA GCAATATTCAATTAGAGCGTGGGAGTTAATGTATTTATGTGCGTCATGTATGCCTCCTAGCACGGATATTGGCGGATTTTTAACAGAATATGTTCGCAATGAGGCAGAGGGTGCGAATAGTGATCCAGATATCCAAGTCCTTGCGTTGAGCACCTTGAATACATTGAAGATTTCCTGTAATGCTGGACCAAGGCAAAAAATACCTGGCCGTGACGAGATTAAAGCACTTTTGATTGGTAAACAGTTGAACACTACAGTTTTTTTCTTGGATGAAACTTTTGAAGAAATTACATATGGGATCTCGACGACTGTGGCTGATGCTGTTGAG GAGCTTGCAGGGATTATTAAATTGCAAGCATATTCAAGCTTCAGTCTATTTGAGTGCCGGAAGGTTGTTGCCGGTTCTAAATCACCAGAACCTGGAAATG ATGAGTATATTGGGCTGGATGACAAAAGTTACATCGGGGATCTTCTAGCTGACTTTAAGGCACCGAAAGACCCAAGTAAAGGAGACCTGATGCTCCGCAAATTGGTATTTAGAAAGAAATTTTTTCGGGAGTCAGATGAAGCTATTGGAGCCCCAGTTTTTGTATATTTATCTTATGTTCAA TTGCAATATGATTATATACTGGGAAATTATCCTGTTGGAAGGGAGGATGCGGCACAGCTGGCTGCATTGCAAATTTTGGTTGAAAATGGTTATGTTGTGAGCCCTGAATCATCCGC TGATTGGGCATCACAGCTGGATCACTTTCTACCAAAGCATATTGCAGTAAATCGACCAATTCGGGAATGGGTGTCTGATATTTTATTTCGGTACCGTTCAATG GAAAATCTTACAAAAAACGAAGCAAGACAACAATTTCTCCGGATCTTGAGAGCACTTCCATATGGgcattcaattttctttaccGTTCGCAAGAGCGAAGATCCCCTCGGACTCTTGCCTGGGAAGTTTACTTTGGCCATCAATAACCGTGGG GTTCATTTTTTCCGCCCCATTCCCATAGAGTATTTGCATTCTGCTGAGTTAAGGGAGATCATGCAATTCGGAAGCAGTAATACAGCTGTATTTTTCAAAATGCGAGTTGCGAATGTGTTGCAAGTCTTTCAGTTTGAAACTAAGCAG GGAGAGGAAATCTGTGCCTCTCTTAAAACCCACATAAATGATGTCATGCTACGTAGCAACTCAATAGCAAAGTCTGCTGCTAGTGTGTCAACAAATGGAGATATTTCTGATAAGTTTAGGCCTTCCAACGGTGAGGCTTATGAGAAACGCATCGAGGATTTGTCCAGAGCTCTCGAAGAATCACAAAGGGCTGCAAATCAA TTGTTGGAAGAGCAACGtgagaaacaaaagcaagaaGCGAAACTGCAAGAAGAATTGGAAAGCCTGAAAGGTGTTTTGAGATCCGAGGAGGAAAACTTAATGGAAGTTACTAGTGATCGCGACAAACTCAGATCTTTGTGTGATCAAAAAGATTCGGCACTGCAG GCTGCTTTATCTGAGAAACGGAACATGGAAGAGAAGTTGACAACGCGTAGTACTAGGGTGTTTGAGAGTAACGCCAGCAAGGAGCTAGTTGAAGTAAATAAAAAG TTATTGGAAGAACGACGTGAGACACAAAAGCGAGAAGCGAAACTTGAAGAAGAATTGGAGGGCTTGAAAGCCATTTTGAGATCCGAGAAGCAAAACTTAATGGAAGTTACTAGTGATCGCGACAAACTCAGATCTTTGTGTGATCGTAAAGATTCGGCACTTCAG GCTGCTTTATCGGAGAAACAGAGCATGGAAGCGAGGTTGGCAACGCGTGGTAGTAATACAGTGTTTGAGAGTGCTGCCAAAAAGGAGCTaattgaagaaaataacaag GTTTTACAAAAGATCCAAGATGAATTGAACATGTGCAAGTCAGAGTTGCGTGCATCAGAAGAAACTAGAAGAAGACtggttaatgaaaaaaaaatgttggaagAAAGAATTGTCAGCCTTGAAAGGCAGAAAGCTGAGGAG GTGGAAATTCTTCAGGAAAGCTTTGAACAAGATAGCAAGGCCACTAACCTTCAAGTTTCTGAACTTATAACAAAGCTGGAAGAGGTTACACAAGCTTTGGCTATGACACAATCGAGTCTTGCGACCAAAGAGAAAGAACTTTCCTCTTTGAAAAATGATTACAAGGAACTTGAGGAACTCAGAGAAATGAAAAAG GACATTGATCGAAAGAATGAGTCAACTTCAGCGCTCTTGATGATGCAAGGTGCACAATTAGCTGAATTAGAAACACTCTATAGGGAAGAACAAGTCCTCAGGAAACAATATTTCAATACAATAGAAG ACATGAAAGGCAAAATTAGAGTCTTTTGTCGATTAAGGCCTCTTTCTGACAAGGAGATTgctcaaaaagaaagaaacgtgCTTCAAACTATAGATGAGTTCACTGTTGAGCATCAGTGGAAAGATGATATAAAACAACATTTGTATGATCGTGTTTTTGATGGCATTGCCTCCCAAGAAGATGTATTCGATGATGCAAGG TATTTGGTGCAATCTGCAGTAGATGGCtataatgtgtgtgtgtttgcatACGGCCAAACTGGTTCTGGAAAGACATTTACAATTTATGGCTTGGAGGATAATCCCGGGCTTACGCCACGAGCTGCATCTGAACTTTTTAGAATTCTGAAGCGGGATAGTAAAAATGTTCAATTCTCTCTAAAG GTATATATGGTGGAGCTATATCAAGATGTACTAGTCGATCTTTTATTACCGAAGAGTTCAAAGCGTTTAAAATTAGATATCAAAAAAGATTCAAAG GGCATGGTATCTATTGATAATGTGACAGTAGTATCAATTTCAACACTCGACGAATTGAATAGTATCATCCGGAGAGGATCTGAACAACGACATACAAGTGGGACTTCGACGAACGAGCATAGTTCAAGATCCCATGTAATACTTTCCATTGTCGTTGAGAGTACCAACCTTCAAACTCAATCCGTGGCTAGAGGAAAG CTAAGTTTTGTGGACCTTGCCGGTTCTGAGAGAACGAAAAAGTCTGGCTCTCATGGTGTTCAACTCAAGGAAGCTCAAAGCATTAATAAATCACTTTCGGCTCTTGGCGATGTCATCAGTGCTTTATTTTCTGGCAATCAACACATACCTTACAGGAATCACAAGTTGACAATGTTGATGAGTGATTCACTTGGTGGTAACGCTAAAACGCTGATGTTCGTGAACATATCCCCGGCTGAGTCGAACTTAGATGAGTCAAACAATTCTCTAAC GTACGCATCAAGAGTTCGGGCAGTCGTCAATGATCCAAAAAAGAATGTTTCATCGAAGGAAGTACTTCGTTTGAAAAAGTTGTTGGCATATTGGAAGGAGAAGGCGGGTAGGAAGGGAGACGATGAAGATCTAGAAGAGATCAAAGAAGACCGGCTAACAGAAGAGTAA